One window of the Chryseotalea sp. WA131a genome contains the following:
- a CDS encoding TonB-dependent receptor, with protein sequence MRRYLTVAMILGVSVAFAQQTVKGKVTSADDGSGIPGVNILEKGTSNGTVSDGDGNYTISVGANATLSFSFVGYTTQDVVVGSQSTVDVKMASDVTALSEVVVIGYGESKKSDLTGAVASVTSKNFNVGVISSPEQLIQGRTAGVQVTSTSGEPGAGVNIRVRGTSSVRGGNNPLFVVDGVPLAGDDVSAGGADLGRGAGPARNPLNFINPNDIESIDVLKDASATAIYGARGANGVVMITTKSGKGKKRQFEYSSTFNISVQAKKFDLLNRDQFLENLTRIGSVASEQDYGANTNWQDQISRTAFSHRQDISYADNVKNGNYRASFAYEDQKGVIKNSGLERITGRLNANKSFLDDKLKFSLQSTFSRVNDQAAPITNSAGFEGDLLGATYMANPTWPGFADSQISNTVANPLAMLKYTMDRTKTERFLANLSASYEIIPGLTVRVSGGMDRSYSIRDNAYSPRLLMSNGVTDNGRASINSIKVANNLFNATLNYSKSFGNSELTALGGYEYQSFNRTGWDARGWGFASPDMNRMITDLSNSYSSITDFLANKSYQQFGFSRSGGLFTQVLFPQPNPNNAETGYNNGIPSVNSVTGGTFETLDEIQSFFGRVNYTLNKKYLFTGTVRMDGSTRFGPDNKYGVFPSGAFAWKLSEESFIPEAFDDLKLRVGYGITGNQEIPNNRFQRRQRFDGLNIQNDGAVNPAGLGFVAFENNGLKWEQTSQLNLGIDFAFFKSKLRGSIDYYKKVTTDLLIQIPSAQPAATPFRWSNLPAEVVNEGVELNLAYDAIENEDFGLGFAFNTSYNRNIVQNLTSGDIDTGQINGQGLSRAFAQRISNGQPLGAFYLREFLGFAERGNVSIYEKTPTEQVFVGKGAIPLYNLGFTINLRYKQFDLSAFMNGQFGHYVYNNTRNAFFTMGSLANGRNITRDGLFIGEGPVNAPDVSTRFLESADFLRMQNLNVGYNLNLDGSSFIKSLRIFGSAQNLFVLTNYSGLDPEVNINRPLGDVPSIGIDYVAYPRARTFTLGINARF encoded by the coding sequence ATGCGCAGGTATTTAACGGTTGCAATGATTTTGGGAGTCTCCGTGGCTTTCGCTCAGCAAACTGTTAAAGGTAAGGTAACGTCAGCCGATGACGGATCCGGGATTCCCGGTGTAAATATCCTTGAGAAGGGGACGTCTAATGGTACTGTTTCTGATGGAGATGGAAATTATACCATATCTGTAGGTGCAAATGCTACGCTTTCGTTTTCTTTTGTTGGATACACCACTCAAGATGTGGTAGTAGGTTCTCAGTCAACTGTGGATGTAAAAATGGCCTCAGACGTGACTGCTCTTTCAGAGGTGGTTGTTATCGGTTATGGTGAATCAAAAAAATCCGATTTAACTGGAGCTGTTGCTTCAGTTACCTCAAAGAATTTTAACGTTGGCGTAATTTCTTCTCCTGAGCAACTTATCCAGGGTAGAACCGCAGGTGTGCAAGTAACATCTACCAGCGGTGAGCCAGGTGCAGGGGTTAATATTCGCGTTCGCGGCACATCTTCTGTGCGTGGTGGTAATAATCCTCTATTTGTCGTTGATGGTGTTCCATTGGCGGGTGATGATGTGTCTGCTGGCGGTGCTGACTTGGGTCGTGGTGCAGGGCCTGCACGGAATCCTCTAAACTTTATAAACCCAAATGATATTGAATCAATAGATGTGTTGAAAGATGCATCTGCTACTGCGATATACGGAGCTAGGGGAGCAAATGGGGTCGTTATGATTACTACTAAAAGTGGCAAAGGAAAAAAGCGTCAGTTTGAATACTCAAGCACTTTTAATATCTCTGTCCAAGCCAAAAAATTTGATTTGCTTAATAGAGATCAATTCTTAGAAAATCTAACACGCATAGGATCTGTAGCTAGCGAACAGGACTATGGCGCTAATACTAATTGGCAAGACCAAATAAGTAGAACTGCTTTTTCTCATAGGCAAGATATCTCATATGCCGACAATGTTAAGAACGGCAACTACCGTGCTTCTTTTGCTTATGAAGATCAAAAAGGTGTGATTAAGAACTCTGGCCTTGAAAGGATAACTGGCAGGTTGAATGCCAATAAGTCATTTTTGGACGATAAATTGAAATTTTCCCTTCAATCAACATTTTCAAGAGTAAACGATCAGGCCGCCCCGATTACGAATAGTGCTGGATTTGAGGGCGACCTTTTAGGAGCAACTTATATGGCCAATCCTACTTGGCCAGGGTTTGCTGACTCTCAGATAAGCAATACCGTTGCAAATCCTTTAGCAATGCTTAAGTACACAATGGACAGAACAAAAACCGAGAGATTTTTGGCCAATCTTTCAGCGAGCTATGAAATAATCCCTGGTTTAACAGTGAGAGTTAGCGGTGGTATGGACAGATCATACTCGATTAGAGACAATGCCTATTCACCTAGGCTCCTTATGAGCAATGGCGTTACTGACAATGGCAGAGCATCTATAAATAGCATTAAGGTTGCTAACAACCTCTTTAACGCTACCCTAAACTATTCAAAGTCTTTTGGTAATTCTGAATTAACTGCGTTGGGCGGATACGAGTATCAGAGTTTCAACAGGACTGGATGGGATGCTAGGGGATGGGGTTTTGCCTCACCTGATATGAATAGAATGATAACTGACTTAAGTAATTCTTATAGCTCGATTACAGACTTTTTAGCAAACAAATCATATCAACAGTTCGGCTTCTCCAGATCAGGCGGCTTATTTACTCAGGTTCTTTTCCCACAACCTAATCCAAATAATGCTGAAACTGGATATAACAATGGAATTCCATCTGTTAACTCAGTTACTGGTGGAACTTTTGAAACACTTGATGAAATCCAATCATTTTTTGGTCGTGTTAACTATACATTAAATAAGAAATATTTGTTTACCGGTACCGTTAGGATGGATGGTTCAACTAGATTTGGCCCTGACAACAAATATGGAGTTTTTCCTTCAGGTGCATTTGCGTGGAAACTTTCTGAGGAGTCATTCATTCCTGAGGCTTTTGATGATTTAAAGCTAAGAGTTGGTTATGGTATAACTGGTAATCAAGAAATCCCCAACAATAGATTCCAAAGGAGGCAACGTTTTGATGGTCTTAATATTCAAAATGATGGAGCTGTAAACCCAGCAGGTTTAGGTTTTGTCGCTTTTGAAAATAACGGCCTAAAGTGGGAGCAGACCAGTCAGTTGAATTTGGGAATTGATTTTGCCTTTTTCAAAAGTAAATTGAGGGGATCGATTGACTACTATAAGAAAGTTACAACTGATTTATTGATCCAAATTCCATCAGCTCAACCAGCTGCAACGCCTTTCAGGTGGTCAAATTTGCCGGCTGAGGTGGTGAACGAGGGGGTAGAGTTAAACTTGGCCTATGATGCAATTGAAAATGAAGATTTTGGACTCGGTTTTGCCTTCAATACGTCTTACAACAGAAACATTGTACAAAATTTAACCAGTGGAGATATTGATACGGGTCAAATTAACGGACAAGGGTTATCAAGGGCTTTTGCTCAAAGAATTTCGAATGGACAGCCACTTGGAGCTTTTTATTTGCGGGAATTTTTGGGTTTTGCAGAACGTGGCAATGTTTCAATATATGAAAAGACGCCAACTGAGCAGGTATTTGTAGGAAAAGGCGCCATTCCATTATACAATCTAGGATTCACGATTAATTTAAGATACAAGCAATTTGATTTGAGCGCATTTATGAATGGTCAGTTTGGCCATTATGTTTATAACAATACTAGAAATGCGTTCTTCACAATGGGATCTTTGGCAAACGGACGAAACATTACGCGTGATGGATTGTTTATAGGAGAAGGGCCAGTCAATGCGCCAGATGTTTCAACTAGATTTTTAGAATCAGCTGATTTCTTGCGTATGCAAAACCTAAACGTAGGTTATAATTTGAATTTGGATGGCAGTAGCTTTATTAAGAGTTTGAGAATTTTTGGAAGTGCTCAAAATCTGTTTGTTTTAACCAACTATTCAGGTCTTGACCCAGAGGTTAATATTAATAGACCATTAGGAGACGTTCCATCAATTGGTATTGACTATGTTGCTTACCCTAGGGCAAGAACATTTACATTGGGCATAAATGCGAGGTTTTAA
- a CDS encoding VCBS repeat-containing protein, producing the protein MGKLLSAWLITILLLVACKNSTQTTSSLFTKVSSSHSGVVFENTIVEDEKINILSYEYTYNGGGVAAADFNNDGWCDLYFVGNAVSNRLYLNRKNLQFQDATEASQTSGRPLWKTGVAVADVNQDGWLDIYLSYSGPVADSLRSNQLFINQGCNSGGIPTFKDQAKEYGLDAPGTFTTQVSFFDYDQDGDLDLFMINHGNHFYSPFLNTRQLRNTRHPQFGNRLYRNNSAENSLQVIPFTDVSDAAGIHGGGLNFSLGVSTCDVNDDGWPDVYVTNDYEEQDFLYLNQRDGTFLDATKSSLFHISRNGMGTDIADYNNDGKVDIMTLDMWPEDNYRQKLLKGPDDRHRYKLMVDSGYHHQQMRNTLQLQRGLDEKGIPIFSEIGQLAGVSATDWSWSPLFVDLDNDGWKDLFVTNGYLRDFTSMDFLKFTVEEEKKKAQAAGKELKLDEVVKKMTSTKTSDYAFRNNGNLTFSNTTKEWGLQSLNLSFGSTYADLDNDGDLELITNNTNEESTIWENHSSTITSNHFIRIRLLGNNKNRLGIGAKIKVYTNGGWQIQEQSISRGYQSSVEPILHFGIGSSLKADSINVIWPDGKLSQFKEILPNQTIDVDYTNAQPVNNSNNRTQNYPYFEDVTKSSNVNWKHNENEFEDYDYEPLLPYRLSRLGPPLAVGDVNKDGEDDFYIGGAAGQSGRLFIADGKGAFLFYQNQPWEKDSASEDAGAVFFDADGDADLDLFVVSGGNEYPKGSPELQDRLYINLGNGKFFKAEAEAIIKEQLSGSCVVAADYDKDGDIDLYVGGRITPRNFPITAPGAVLENVTMKTTRKIKFRVATQDVNPLLREPGMVTDAIWSDYNNDTWPDLILVGDWMPIRIFRNEKGKLNEVKDSTLHNSTGLWKRIEETDLDNDGDKDYIIGNAGTNFPFKATTEEPLFLYYDDFNKDGKIDPIIASYTQGKLFPIASRDELLGQLATLRKRFLNYDSYSKSELKDIFNENQLSQAKKINVKTLSSSILINVGNGKFDLIPLPTEAQFSSVDGIVISDFDSDGVKDLFMTGNSFSIRSAIGPSDSNIGLLLKGHQGFFIQPSGISKNLFVSGDVKNMKILGSKKSKAKLVIGINNMPIQIISTQTH; encoded by the coding sequence ATGGGTAAATTATTATCAGCTTGGCTGATTACTATACTGCTACTGGTAGCGTGCAAGAATTCTACCCAAACTACCTCTTCTCTCTTTACAAAAGTTTCTTCTTCGCATTCAGGAGTTGTTTTTGAAAATACAATAGTTGAGGATGAAAAAATCAATATCCTCAGCTATGAATACACCTACAATGGTGGGGGAGTGGCTGCTGCAGATTTTAATAATGATGGTTGGTGCGATTTGTATTTCGTTGGCAACGCGGTTAGTAATCGGTTGTACCTGAATAGAAAAAATCTGCAATTCCAAGATGCCACCGAAGCTTCTCAAACTTCTGGCCGACCCCTTTGGAAAACCGGAGTTGCAGTAGCCGATGTTAACCAAGATGGCTGGTTAGATATTTATTTATCATACTCTGGTCCAGTAGCTGACTCTCTTCGTTCGAATCAATTGTTCATCAATCAAGGTTGTAATTCAGGCGGCATACCAACGTTTAAAGATCAAGCCAAGGAGTATGGACTAGATGCCCCCGGCACTTTCACAACACAAGTTTCATTTTTTGATTATGATCAGGATGGTGACCTTGATCTTTTCATGATCAATCATGGCAATCATTTTTATTCCCCCTTTTTAAATACCCGACAACTGCGCAACACGCGGCATCCGCAGTTTGGAAATCGGCTCTACCGAAATAATTCAGCTGAAAATTCATTGCAGGTTATTCCCTTTACCGATGTTAGTGATGCTGCAGGCATACATGGTGGAGGATTGAATTTTTCGTTGGGGGTTTCAACCTGCGATGTCAATGACGATGGTTGGCCGGATGTTTATGTCACCAACGATTATGAAGAGCAAGATTTTCTTTATCTCAATCAACGCGATGGCACCTTCTTGGATGCCACCAAGTCATCACTCTTTCACATTTCTAGAAATGGAATGGGCACTGATATAGCAGATTACAACAATGACGGCAAAGTTGATATCATGACACTCGACATGTGGCCAGAAGATAACTATCGGCAAAAATTATTAAAGGGCCCGGATGATCGACACCGTTACAAACTAATGGTTGATAGCGGTTACCATCACCAGCAAATGCGCAATACGTTACAATTGCAAAGGGGCTTGGATGAAAAGGGTATTCCGATTTTTTCGGAGATTGGTCAATTGGCGGGTGTCTCCGCCACCGATTGGAGCTGGTCGCCATTGTTTGTTGATTTAGACAACGATGGTTGGAAAGATTTGTTTGTTACCAATGGATATTTGCGCGACTTCACCAGCATGGACTTTTTAAAGTTTACAGTGGAAGAAGAAAAAAAGAAAGCGCAAGCTGCTGGTAAAGAACTCAAATTGGATGAGGTTGTAAAAAAAATGACGTCTACGAAAACAAGTGATTATGCATTTCGCAACAATGGTAATTTAACTTTTTCGAACACCACCAAAGAGTGGGGACTTCAGTCACTTAATCTTTCATTTGGTTCAACCTATGCTGATCTGGACAACGATGGCGATTTGGAATTGATTACGAACAATACCAATGAAGAGTCTACTATTTGGGAAAATCATTCTTCGACTATTACCTCCAACCACTTTATTCGAATTCGGCTGCTGGGAAATAACAAAAATCGATTGGGAATTGGAGCGAAAATAAAGGTCTATACCAATGGAGGATGGCAGATTCAGGAGCAATCCATTTCGCGGGGGTATCAATCAAGTGTAGAGCCCATTTTACATTTTGGTATTGGTTCTAGCTTAAAGGCAGATTCTATTAATGTCATTTGGCCGGATGGTAAATTAAGTCAGTTCAAAGAAATTTTACCCAACCAAACAATTGATGTGGATTATACTAATGCACAACCAGTAAACAACTCCAATAATAGAACTCAAAATTATCCGTATTTTGAAGATGTTACAAAATCAAGCAATGTCAATTGGAAACATAACGAAAATGAATTCGAAGATTACGATTACGAGCCACTTCTTCCATACAGATTATCTAGATTGGGTCCCCCACTTGCAGTTGGGGATGTAAACAAGGATGGCGAAGATGATTTTTATATTGGGGGTGCTGCAGGCCAAAGCGGAAGATTATTTATTGCAGATGGTAAGGGTGCTTTTCTATTCTATCAAAATCAACCATGGGAAAAAGATTCCGCAAGTGAAGATGCTGGTGCTGTTTTTTTTGATGCAGATGGGGATGCCGATCTTGACTTATTTGTAGTGAGTGGAGGAAATGAATACCCCAAAGGTTCACCCGAGTTACAAGATAGGTTATACATAAATCTAGGCAACGGAAAATTTTTCAAAGCAGAAGCAGAAGCAATTATTAAAGAGCAGTTGAGCGGGAGTTGTGTAGTGGCCGCTGATTATGATAAAGATGGAGACATTGACTTGTATGTAGGTGGAAGAATCACACCCAGAAATTTTCCTATCACGGCTCCAGGGGCTGTACTTGAAAATGTAACAATGAAAACAACAAGAAAAATTAAGTTTAGGGTAGCTACCCAAGATGTCAATCCATTGCTCCGAGAACCAGGTATGGTAACTGATGCGATATGGAGTGACTATAATAATGACACTTGGCCTGATTTAATTCTAGTTGGTGATTGGATGCCAATACGAATATTTAGAAATGAAAAAGGAAAGTTGAATGAAGTGAAGGATTCTACTCTTCACAATTCAACCGGTTTGTGGAAGCGAATAGAAGAAACTGACCTAGATAATGACGGTGATAAAGATTACATTATAGGTAATGCAGGCACCAACTTTCCATTTAAAGCCACCACAGAAGAGCCTTTGTTTTTGTACTATGACGACTTCAATAAAGACGGCAAAATAGATCCCATTATTGCAAGTTATACTCAAGGAAAACTTTTTCCGATTGCTAGCCGTGATGAGTTGTTAGGACAATTAGCTACTTTACGCAAACGATTTCTGAATTATGATTCTTACTCTAAATCAGAATTGAAGGACATATTTAATGAGAATCAACTTTCTCAGGCAAAGAAAATTAATGTAAAAACCTTGAGTTCTTCCATTTTAATTAATGTAGGAAATGGAAAGTTTGACCTGATACCATTACCTACCGAAGCTCAATTTTCTTCTGTTGACGGCATTGTTATTAGTGATTTTGATTCCGATGGAGTAAAGGATTTATTTATGACTGGAAATTCATTTTCAATAAGATCAGCCATTGGTCCAAGCGATTCCAATATTGGATTACTATTAAAAGGACACCAAGGATTCTTTATTCAGCCTAGCGGTATTTCTAAAAACCTTTTTGTTTCTGGAGATGTCAAAAACATGAAAATTCTTGGAAGTAAGAAATCCAAGGCCAAATTGGTAATTGGAATTAATAACATGCCAATTCAAATAATATCAACTCAGACACACTAG
- a CDS encoding glycoside hydrolase family 13 protein gives MRKFLLLGCLLFILLQKSQAQFTRVEPAFWWIGFENPEVEVLFYHKELNLSNFQPKVQSESVVVKRITRTENPRYVFLNLEILPTAKPGVVPISFSDGKRTLSYQYELKSRSTAKNRTQGFNSSDVIYLIMPDRFANGDTKNDSLSGFFQGVHRDQPFGRHGGDLKGISDHLDYIKGLGVTAIWLNPVLENNQKRESYHGYAITDLYKVDQRFGSNDDYLNFINKSHTLGLKVIQDMVMNHIGNMGWLVKDLPSKNWIHQFPTHTASNYRSTVIMDPYRSSNDEKIMSDGWFDTTMADVNQQDPLFAKYLIQNSIWWIEYAGIDGIRMDTYPYPDKNFMSRWCKELLTEYPSFNIVGEVWINDVAGTAYWQSGVKNADGYQSLLPSVTDFPLYFAMEKAFTEPAGWNNGLTRLYELLGRDFSYTNPQTNVIFIDNHDTPRFFHTVGKDLNKLKMAWVFLLTTRGIPQLYYGTEILEDGDYSIHPTVRRDFPGGWDGDVVNAFSGSGITLEQQEAMAYLKKLLSWRKQKEVIHTGKLRHYIPKDNVYVYFRYNEQGEVIMVVLNGNDKPMPVATDRFSEAMGGKKHAKNPLTGEVLNNIDKIVVAPFTALILELE, from the coding sequence ATGCGGAAATTTTTACTGTTAGGTTGCCTACTTTTTATTTTGTTGCAAAAATCACAAGCACAGTTTACCCGGGTAGAGCCAGCCTTTTGGTGGATCGGATTTGAAAACCCAGAAGTTGAAGTGCTTTTTTATCACAAAGAGTTGAACCTTTCTAACTTTCAACCAAAAGTTCAGTCAGAATCAGTGGTTGTAAAACGAATTACCCGTACTGAAAATCCCCGTTATGTGTTTTTAAATTTGGAAATTTTGCCGACTGCGAAGCCAGGAGTGGTTCCAATTTCATTCTCGGATGGAAAAAGAACACTTTCCTACCAATACGAATTAAAATCAAGATCAACTGCTAAGAATAGAACACAAGGTTTCAATTCATCGGATGTGATTTATTTGATCATGCCAGATCGTTTTGCCAATGGCGATACTAAAAACGATTCCTTGTCAGGATTTTTTCAAGGCGTGCATCGCGATCAGCCATTTGGCCGCCATGGTGGAGACTTAAAGGGAATTTCAGATCATTTAGATTACATTAAAGGACTAGGGGTAACTGCCATTTGGTTAAACCCCGTTTTAGAAAACAACCAGAAGAGAGAAAGCTACCACGGTTATGCCATTACTGATTTATATAAAGTAGATCAACGTTTTGGAAGTAACGATGATTATTTAAACTTCATCAATAAATCACACACCTTGGGACTGAAGGTAATTCAAGATATGGTGATGAACCATATCGGGAATATGGGTTGGTTGGTCAAAGATTTGCCTTCCAAAAATTGGATCCATCAGTTCCCCACCCACACGGCTTCAAATTATCGAAGTACCGTTATCATGGATCCCTACCGTTCTTCAAATGATGAAAAAATAATGAGTGATGGTTGGTTTGATACTACCATGGCAGATGTCAATCAGCAAGATCCTTTGTTCGCAAAATATTTGATACAAAATTCAATTTGGTGGATTGAGTACGCGGGTATTGATGGTATTCGGATGGATACTTATCCTTATCCCGATAAGAACTTTATGTCGAGGTGGTGCAAAGAATTATTGACCGAATACCCGAGCTTTAATATTGTAGGTGAAGTTTGGATAAATGATGTAGCAGGAACTGCGTATTGGCAAAGTGGTGTAAAGAATGCTGACGGCTATCAGAGTTTACTGCCATCGGTTACTGATTTTCCCCTCTATTTTGCTATGGAGAAAGCTTTTACGGAACCGGCAGGGTGGAATAACGGGCTCACAAGGCTATACGAACTTTTGGGCAGAGATTTTTCTTATACCAATCCGCAGACTAATGTAATTTTTATCGATAATCATGACACACCGCGTTTCTTTCACACTGTTGGAAAGGATTTGAACAAACTAAAAATGGCATGGGTGTTTTTATTAACCACCCGGGGCATTCCGCAACTTTATTATGGAACTGAAATTTTAGAAGATGGCGATTACAGCATTCACCCAACAGTTAGAAGAGATTTTCCAGGTGGATGGGATGGAGATGTGGTAAACGCTTTTTCCGGTAGCGGCATTACACTGGAACAACAAGAGGCAATGGCTTATTTAAAAAAGTTGCTTAGTTGGAGAAAGCAAAAAGAAGTTATTCACACCGGTAAACTTCGTCACTACATACCCAAAGACAATGTATACGTTTATTTCAGGTACAATGAGCAAGGGGAGGTGATAATGGTAGTGTTAAATGGAAACGATAAGCCAATGCCAGTAGCTACCGATCGGTTTAGTGAAGCAATGGGTGGCAAGAAGCACGCAAAAAACCCATTGACAGGGGAGGTTTTGAACAATATAGATAAGATTGTTGTTGCGCCATTTACTGCTCTCATCTTAGAGCTTGAATAA
- a CDS encoding T9SS type A sorting domain-containing protein codes for MLRGVVLFAFVGLLLLQKSNAQVVTTSPAFPVANQPVTITVDVTGTSLANFTAYDATTNPVYIWTWIRKPGTNDVDAPTNVNPATAAQDAAKCTRVSTNVYSITFTPTMFFNRPAADIPRIGLKLKTRNWSDNKQTDVDKFIEFSSGFNASFASPTESSFFKNTGEQIPITVNASESATLTIKVNGTTVSSQTGVTTLSYTHTVTETSGTMQVTCEAVAGTQTKNLAFSYTIRSTTVNQPRPAGIKDGINYSTDATKATLCLWAPGKTSVYVIGDFTNWDINANYLMKKDGERFWLEITGLTSGVEYAFQYLVDENLRLADPYTDKVLDPDDSFIPAAAYPSLKTFPSKAVSDKWYFNRLAVLQTGQTPYVWQVANFQKPAKEKLVIYELLVRDFFGYNGRNYQNLIDTLSYFKRLGVNAIELMPFTEFNGNESWGYNPTFMFAPDKYYGTKNKLKEFIDKCHQNGIAVILDMVMNHHDVPNPYVMMDFDFNAFKPTANNKWFNTDARHPFNVFFDMNHESSYTKKYLDTVNHYWLNEYKVDGYRYDLSKGFTQTNNPSNVGAWGAYDASRIAILKRMSDKIWAHTPAAYVMLEHFADNAEEKELAEYKASEGKGMMLWSGFHGAFGQSTKGESSNSDISGIYFANRGWTVPHNIGYMESHDEERLMYGNLQSGRSSGSYNIKTLSTALDRIKAASLIFYSIPGPKMLWQFGELGYEFSINTCQDLSVNSNCRVAPKPVKWEYLSDPARKSLFDVTAELIKLRKTHSVFTNGDATVGSGSGFVKQVSIKNKPFNPAPTTTATMNVVAVANFDVTVQTPSVSFPHAGTWYEYYAAGAPITIANVSTGIELQPGQYKLFTDVKLDNTNPITGLEDGVSDLVTVFPNPAHTRIKVDAGPLIITQSQLITLQGSSTNSIQLDAETWDISSLASGLYVLELKTENQIIRKKIVKQ; via the coding sequence ATGCTAAGAGGGGTTGTATTGTTTGCTTTTGTTGGCTTGCTTTTATTGCAAAAGAGCAATGCACAGGTTGTCACTACCTCACCTGCATTTCCGGTGGCGAATCAACCAGTAACAATTACAGTGGATGTTACGGGTACATCGCTCGCAAATTTTACAGCCTACGATGCAACTACAAATCCAGTGTACATTTGGACGTGGATCAGAAAGCCAGGCACAAATGATGTAGATGCCCCTACCAATGTAAATCCGGCCACAGCCGCGCAAGACGCAGCAAAGTGTACGCGCGTGTCCACAAATGTTTATTCAATCACATTCACGCCAACAATGTTCTTTAACAGACCAGCAGCCGATATTCCTCGGATCGGTTTAAAATTGAAAACGCGAAACTGGAGCGACAATAAGCAAACCGATGTAGATAAGTTTATCGAATTCAGCTCAGGCTTCAATGCTTCATTCGCTTCTCCTACTGAATCTTCTTTTTTCAAGAACACAGGGGAACAAATTCCAATCACGGTTAATGCCTCTGAAAGTGCTACACTTACCATCAAGGTAAATGGAACTACTGTGTCGTCACAGACTGGTGTCACCACGCTAAGTTATACGCACACTGTAACAGAGACGAGCGGCACCATGCAGGTTACGTGCGAAGCCGTTGCTGGCACCCAGACAAAAAACCTTGCATTTAGTTACACGATCCGATCAACCACCGTCAATCAGCCACGCCCGGCAGGTATCAAAGATGGAATCAATTATTCGACCGATGCCACAAAAGCAACTCTATGTCTTTGGGCACCAGGAAAAACATCGGTGTACGTAATTGGTGATTTTACCAATTGGGATATCAACGCAAACTACTTAATGAAAAAAGATGGCGAGCGGTTTTGGCTAGAGATTACAGGGTTAACTTCTGGCGTTGAATATGCCTTTCAATACTTGGTAGATGAAAACCTTCGACTTGCTGATCCCTATACTGATAAGGTGTTAGATCCGGATGACTCGTTTATCCCGGCAGCTGCTTATCCATCGCTAAAGACTTTCCCTTCGAAGGCGGTTTCTGATAAATGGTATTTTAACCGATTAGCAGTGCTACAAACGGGTCAAACCCCTTACGTCTGGCAAGTGGCCAATTTTCAAAAACCGGCAAAAGAAAAGTTAGTTATCTACGAGTTATTGGTGCGCGATTTTTTTGGATATAATGGGCGGAATTATCAAAACCTGATCGATACGCTTTCCTATTTTAAAAGATTGGGTGTAAATGCCATTGAGTTGATGCCATTTACCGAGTTTAACGGTAATGAAAGTTGGGGATACAATCCCACGTTCATGTTTGCGCCCGATAAATACTACGGTACTAAAAACAAACTGAAAGAATTTATTGACAAGTGTCATCAAAATGGCATCGCAGTCATTTTAGATATGGTAATGAACCACCATGACGTACCTAACCCCTATGTGATGATGGATTTTGATTTCAACGCATTCAAACCGACTGCCAACAACAAATGGTTTAATACCGATGCGCGGCATCCTTTCAATGTCTTTTTTGATATGAACCACGAGAGTAGTTATACCAAAAAGTACCTCGATACGGTGAATCACTATTGGTTGAATGAATATAAAGTGGATGGGTATCGGTATGATTTGTCGAAAGGATTTACGCAAACGAATAACCCAAGTAATGTAGGAGCATGGGGTGCTTACGATGCATCACGTATTGCTATTTTGAAACGCATGTCCGATAAGATCTGGGCCCATACACCAGCTGCCTATGTTATGCTCGAACATTTTGCAGACAATGCGGAAGAAAAGGAGCTTGCAGAATACAAAGCGAGCGAAGGCAAAGGCATGATGCTTTGGTCGGGCTTTCATGGTGCGTTCGGTCAAAGTACGAAAGGTGAGTCCTCAAATAGTGATATCAGTGGAATATATTTTGCCAATCGAGGTTGGACAGTGCCACACAATATCGGCTACATGGAAAGCCATGACGAAGAACGGTTGATGTATGGTAACCTTCAATCGGGGCGTTCAAGTGGAAGCTACAATATCAAAACGCTGAGCACAGCATTGGATCGCATCAAAGCAGCAAGTTTGATTTTTTATTCTATTCCAGGACCTAAGATGCTATGGCAGTTTGGGGAGTTGGGCTATGAGTTTAGCATAAATACATGTCAAGATTTGTCGGTCAATTCGAATTGTAGAGTTGCTCCCAAGCCTGTAAAGTGGGAGTATCTTTCAGATCCTGCCCGAAAAAGCCTCTTCGATGTAACGGCTGAGTTGATAAAGCTGCGAAAAACACATAGTGTTTTTACCAATGGTGATGCAACCGTTGGGTCAGGTAGTGGCTTTGTAAAACAAGTTTCGATTAAGAACAAGCCATTCAATCCGGCACCAACCACAACTGCAACCATGAATGTTGTAGCTGTGGCCAATTTTGATGTTACCGTGCAAACCCCTAGCGTTAGCTTTCCGCACGCTGGCACATGGTATGAATACTATGCTGCAGGTGCCCCTATAACCATTGCGAATGTTTCTACAGGAATAGAGCTTCAGCCCGGTCAATACAAATTATTTACGGATGTTAAACTTGATAACACGAATCCAATCACTGGCCTTGAGGATGGTGTCAGCGATTTAGTGACAGTGTTCCCTAACCCTGCGCATACAAGAATAAAGGTAGATGCTGGTCCGCTAATAATAACTCAATCACAATTGATAACGTTGCAAGGATCATCTACCAATAGCATTCAGTTAGATGCTGAAACGTGGGATATTTCTAGTTTGGCTTCTGGTCTGTATGTTCTTGAATTAAAAACAGAAAACCAGATCATCCGAAAAAAAATCGTCAAACAATAA